The genomic region tatatatttttgatcttgaagtgaactgtccctttaagtaagtagcaataccacaatGTATAAATGCCACAGGAATGAGTACCCCCATATATAACTggattattgatgcattcatgtgttagcatcactttaatgttgcagcaaaAGGTGGGGCTAGTCTTTAGTTTATATATTACTCTACAATTATACATCATGATTTATTAATTGATAATATTTTGTGTTAGTAATCTGACTCTGCAAAGTGATTTGTAACCATAGCTGTCACATAATTGTAGAGTAAAAAGTAtattatttgaaataaaaagtaGCGTAAAACAGAATTACTCAAGTCAAGTGCAAGCACCTCGTGTTCTTTTACCTTCCACCGAGCACTATTTAAATCAGAGCTGCCATTTCACTGCACTTCATTATAGATTAATCTGTGAAAAAGttatattaattacattttataaaataaaagtagaGTCATGTGTGTTAAAACCAACTTCTCTATTACTTGTGTGCTGGTGTTTTAGTGACAGTTGTTTTTAGTGTGAAATGTCCTGTCAGTGCTCCTGATATGGCTCCAGGCAGATAAAGTAGCTGCAGTGGATTTGGATTTAAATTAACTAGCAAATTGCTCACAAGCCGACATCTTCTCAGTGTTTACATTTCTACTGTATAAAATCAGATGCATAATAATGGTGCACTGGTGTCTGCACTGTAAGGCCTCGGCAGGAGAACAGGATATAAGGGAGAATGAGTAGGAAACACAGAGTGGATCTTGGCAGGAGCTTCCAGGAAAATAAAAGAGCTCTGAAGGGCTGCAGGTGCAGAGTGGGTGTGCTCAGAGGGAAACAGTCTGACAGTCTGAAGGACTCAGGAGACACTTGAGCACAACACACTGCAGTAGTCTCATTCATGTGCAGATTAACCCCCAGTTTTATAATTAAAGGAGCATACTTTTAAAAAGCTGCTTTCCTGTAGGGAATAAACAGCTCGGTTTTATAGTGTAAACTGTGGAGAAATAAAGACTCAAACTGGAAACACACAATAATGAAGCTCAGATAAAACAAGTTTAGGCTGACACCTAGTGGCTGTACTTTAGAACTACACCCTTGTCTTGCATGAGTGCATGAAACCAAACTAACACTGTCTGCTGTGTCTGATATCAACAAAGGAACATATTTAAAAGGGTATTTTGCTTATTATAACATATTCATAATATTAAATAATCATTAGGAGAAATTTATGATCACAGGTCTCAGAATCCTCGGTGGCTTCTTCTTAACTGATGGTTGTaatcattttatcttgttttgtaTCATGTGTTTTagcttttaaaaattaaaagagtatgtgaaaaaaatgtgggCACTATTATAGATCATAAACTTTGTTGTAAGCCACACATAGAACATATGAAATGGAAACTATCTGAATAATTGCTGTTTTATAAGACAAGGGAGTTGTTACATACAAAATGTTTGTATATATTGTGTTGTTCACTTGTAATGCCGTACATGTCCCACTGTGCTGAGCTCTGGGGACATGtacatgtaaaacaaatataGATGCTTTAATTAAACATCAGAAAAGAGCCCTCAGAATAACACTTGTGATTAcactgtgtatttaaaaactTTGGAAATACTTTTTCGAGTTGTCAACAGAAACCTTCCTATCTGTAttctttgttttaattaaaagaaGGAAATGATAATTTAATAGgattgtttatttatgaaacaTGTAAAGTGAGAGCTAATGTAAAATACAAACGTGTTTCAGTTTTGGGAGTGAAGTTATTGAATGGACTCTGTGCTGATCTGAAATTGTGTAGCTCtctgttgagttttaaaaaaaaagccttaaatcaattgtaaattataataataataataataataataataaataaataaatacataaataaatatttttaaaaatgataataataaaaaatagtgGATAATGTATTTAATTGTTAATCTATTATTAATTCCCTGTCTTTGGTATAGTTGATATTCTGGGTTATCCTTTGGTTGATATAGGACAGCCAAAAATAAGCGTTGGGCTTCAGCCTATTTCTTTTTTGGTTATTGActgtgagaaaatgtgtgtgaaataaTTATCATTTCTCCAGatgtatgtaaaataaataaaataaaataaaaatatttgaaaaaacaaagaattaaaatgaatgtaaaaacaattaaatgaaataaaattagtcaaattattaattcattcattcattatgcaACCTTACTGTGATATCTCTGAAAACCTCCTTTGTAACCCCAATAATTTTATCCCACTCATCTTCTTCAAAGGTGGGGCCCGAGTCCTTTTCCCACTGTATTTTCAGAGcttatttcatttattgctTCCTCTGAAGTTGTTTAGGAGCTGAATAAAACAGGTAACAATATCCATCCCATTTAATACATAATATAACATCAATTTGTCCTTTAGTGCCCATTTTCCTCTTTGTGAATTTGGCACATCCGTCCAGAATAAATGTGAATaaaaggagaaataaaacagcccattgtttacaggGGGGGATTTCTGTGTACGCGCTGACGTCACAGGTTGAATCCACCTGTGTTTCGGGGTGTGGTCAGAGATGACTGCAGGTATTAACCGCAAACACTCAGCTCAGGACGACACAATGAACCGTGGTGCTTAACGCTGAGGTTAGATAAGGCTGCTGTTTGTTCgttttttaatttctcatcttttttttgctgtctGAGGAGTTTTTTCACACTTTTCATTCGCAGCCggagtttgttttttcatttttatctaTGTCATGATGCGGAGATTAGCTGCGGCGTGTCTCCTGCTGTCGCTTCTCAAAGgtaatttacatttctttacataCTGGCTTCGTGTTGCTTTGAAACAAGTCGACTTAACTTGTTTATGAGCTGAAAGTTTGTCGAAATATCGATTAAAACTAACCGAACAGGAGGTATCGGTCACATGTTTAGCCTATGTGACACCATGACAGTCGGCCTGCTACACTGTGTATACCTGTCAAGATGAACCTAACATAGACAAACAATTTTGGGCTTTTACTTGTGtctatttgattttaaaatctgtAGCCTATGATTTTTAAAGTCCTCCAGCTCAGTTTAAAGACCCACAGTCCACACTGAGGGGCAGATTATCTCCACAGGTTTCATCCCAGCTTCTGAATGTTTGGTTGGTAGTTTCACAGTAAAccatttcctgtctttgtgtcacCTGTTTTTCTGGTTCTACCACTTTGAAATGAACTCCGCGGCTGAGAGAAAccctcacacacattttttcagGCTGACCACACTTTTCCTTCTTGACTTCTCTGGCAACATTAAAGTCCCTCTAAATGGCCAGCTTCTTTCCCAGCACATGAGGAAGATGTATGTCTTGTtactcatatacacacactactGTTGGTgacagagtgtttgttttctctgcctGCCTGCAGTGTCGGTGTGTATTCAGGTGATTGTTCCTCAGCAGGAGCGCAGCACAGCTCTGTTTGCCTCAGTCACCCTCCGCTGCGACTACTCCACCTCTGCAAACCTTCAAGATGTTCTGGTCACCTGGAGGTACAAGTCCTTCTGCAAGGACCCCGTGCTGGAGTACTACTCCACAGgtaacacacaacacacacaccaaaacacagcagaggTCTCACTGTATACTGTCACTCCTCACTGAGCTGTGCTGCTGACATGAAACAGAGGCATCATGCTCATATGAATGGTCTCATGTTTGCTCCAAATATTCATCATTGCCAGACGATAAACTTCCAATATGTAGTCAGCCTAATTAAGATGGTGTTTTAGCTGTAGGCTCCAACTGTCTGTACTGCCCTGCACATTTACACTATTTATTATATAGCTGCAGTTGTGACGTGCATATATTTCTAAATTTTCAATCTATATTTCTTATTATTCTCACACTGCTTCCCAGTACACATTATTCTTGTGTATGTGACAAGTACAACCACGATTCCAAAAGAGTTGAGACGCTGGGTAAACATTTAGACAGAGCGCAATTATCTGCAAATATTTCTTGACCTACATTCATTTCACTACAGTACAAAGGCAAAATcttacaaaaatacaatacaaagatTCAGACTGaagaactttgtttttttgctctttaGTATTTGTCTCGCCCCAAACATCTTTGAGGCTGCACTGACCTGTCCCAGCTCAAATTACTGCTCGAAACACATCTTTTTAAAACggcttttaatgtgtgaatgttgttgtgtgtattttattctaGTCTATTTTGTGATAGTTTTAAACCAGTGTAAAGCGTCTTTTAGTACTGTGAAAAGCGCTCTAGTCATAAAATGTATTAGTATTGTGATTATTCCTGGAAATACACTCTTCCTGAATTTGCAACACcacctttattttttaaacaacactCAGTTAGCGTTTGGGGACTGAGTGCACAGGTGCATCAGCTGTAGGTAAAGTTTTGAAAGTCAAATTATCTCAAGATTCACAAGCAAGCCTGCCAAATTATTCAAGATTTAAAGACTCTCTGTTTTGGAGAATTGGTCAAGATAAGCATCGTCATACAGGAAGCATCTTCAGGCTGGTGATGCAAACAAAGACTTCTCCAAGTATTAACAAATTTCAGTTAGTGTGTTCAGTActttttcagaatcagaatcagaaatactttattgatccccgcaggaaaattatatatatatatatttttttttacagttgctctgatgtaaagaatagagaattataagaagtaagaaCAAGAGTTTGAAATAAAAGTGTGTAATTCTAAAtcgataaataaaataaagtagtcATTCCATTTTGTTGCTCATGATTTTTATCGATTAGAATGTGATGATTTCTTTATCTGTATAAGTTTATTGAGATGATATCAGCCTGCGGTCTAAATTTCATGCAAATAGCTGCATTGGAAAtatgtttaatgaaaaaaatgttgaacacTTATTTCCTCTGCAAATCATTGCGTTCTGTGTACGTTGTACAAGAgtcccaacttttttttagAATCTGTgttgtaataataaataataatgataaaataatttatacagtactctttaaaacaaagtttGGTTTGTTCAACCATGTAAAGCACGTCGTGGAACGAAAACATTTCAGGACTGTCAGtctaggattcatcctctggataTTATGAACCCCTGAACAAAGTCAATCCATCCTGTAtgtgttgagatatttcagtctcgACCAACGAATGGACCAAGCACAGAGGTATACAAAGAAGAAGGAGTAGATGTGGTCATCAAATGACTGGCAAcagtgtcatttttttgttttaatgggaACTTTGGTTTTGCAGCGTACCAGTCTGCGCTACAGTTGGGACAGGACCCATCGAATGACTGTCCAGACCGTCAGCGGACGGTGCGCACAGTAATCCAAAAGAGAGGAAGCAGTGAGCCGACACTGGGAGCAGAGTACCGTGAACGCAGGATCACCATCCAAAACAGTGAGTTCATGCAGACGCTATTTGCCTCAGGCTCAACTCAGTAATGACAAGAATCGTTTTTGATAATTTTTGGGAGATTTTCCTCATTCGCTGTGAGAGTCAGAGAACATAGGGCTTTATAagtaaaactgaattaaaaaagaacGAAACTATGCCAGTGTCTTGAgactaaatgttgttttaagaaCCAAAGAACTCAAACACTTTATTATCCTCAATAATAATTATTTGGTTCATCTGTTATTTTGCCTGTTTATACTTGATAATTGAGCTGAAATTATCAGTCAAACAATCAATCAGTAGATCAACAAACTGAATCTGTAACAACTTCGATAATTGATTATTCATTTGAGGGGTTTTTTAATTGCTGGCTGTGGCCATTGCCAATATTTGGTGGTTTTCTTGGTCCTCTAGTTAAGtgaatatgtttttgtgttttgcattGTTGGTCAGAGAAAGTAGAAATTCTGTTACTGATCTCTGGGAAATGATGACAGGCATTTTccaatattttctgacattttataaactcaacatatcattaataattaggaaaataatccacagattaATTGCTAATGCAAAATATGAGGTGGAATCAAGCTAATGTGTAGCTCTAGCTTAGTACAAGGAGAGAATttgattgtttaaaaaaatagcttCAGCAGTAACTTGACCGCTGTTTAAttgcagttgtgtttgtgtttgtgtgtgtgtgtgtgtgtgtgtgtgcgcgcgcgcgcagAGGCAGACCTGGTGATCAATGAGGTGATGTGGTGGGATAACGGGGTGTACTTCTGCTCTGTTGATGCTGCTGGAGACACCTCTGGAGACTCAGACAAAGAAGTCAAACTCATCGTTTATCgtaagaaacaaagagaaaaacatggtcaaacacacactcgcTGATTTTATTGTCGCCTCAAATAGTGCATTTCTATACTGTTGATCTGTTTGAACCTAAATGTGTGTGGCATTAAGGTTTGCTGTTATGAGCTATTATAAAATCAGAGACAAAAATCCAGATTTAAAAGTTACCTTGCATCTGCTTGTACACCACAATAatcatgtctcttcctctcctctctcagacTGGTTAGTAGTGTTGTTCATCATCATCGGAGCCCTCCTCCTGATCAtcctcttgtgtgtgtgctgctgccagTGCTGCCCTCAGAGATGCTGCTGCTATGTTCGCTGTCCCTGCTGCCCGCAGCAATGCTGCTGTCCAGAAAAAGGTACAGAGTAAAGCACCATTTAGAAATTccatgacatctattgcacggcTGTCCGTCCTGGACGAGGGatctctcctcagttgctcctcctgaggtttcaaccattttttttttagagtttttcctcatccgctgtgagggtccaaggacagagggaagtCGTATGCtataaagccctctgaggcaaattgtgatttgtgataatgggctttataaataaaattaaaatcgaATTGAATAGGAAATTGTCCTTGCTGGAGCTTAAAGGATGCTCTGACTTCCAAGAAGTGGGAGTCGGATGTGGAAAAGTACTAAATTCATAtccaattttgtcaaaattatgTGGAAGACAAACAACAGGACAActtgggagagaaaaaaatgtatattttgacCTTAATAGTTTCATCATTTAAGGGAAAtaaaatttcacaaaaatattagtaaaatgtccacatatttttataaaatgtctgaaaaatattagtaaaaggtttaaaaaagtAGGAGtacaatgacagaaaaatgtccacaatatatttgcaaaatgcttaaaaattTTTAGTGTTagaacaatgtaaaaaaaatattagtaaaatgTCCACAatttttgtaataaaatgtctgaaaaaatattagtaaaatgacaaaacaaatgtcagaaaatagtagTAAAATGTCCAAAGAATATTTGTAAATTGTgtgaaaaatattattaatgtatctgcaaaatattaaaaataaaatgttgggaATATATTTGTAAAATGTCCAGAAAGAATTGATAAATTATCCAGAAAATAttagtaaaatatttaaaaaatatcagtaaaatgtctgaaatatttttgtcaaaataaaatgtaaaaaaaaatgttcgaAAAATATGATGcaatgtgtatatatacaaaACACGATCTGTGTCTCCATCATATACATTGAAATCATGTTAGGAAGGGATCTTTTAATGGCTAGTACGGACAGGAAATGATGCTTTGGAAATCTCTCGGTGTGACGTATCCCACATTTGTtgtttgtgaaataaaagtCCTTAAAACCATGCCAGCCAGAGTGCAGATAAATAGCCTGTGTACTCAGAGAAGAGAAATCCTTCCTGTATTGATAGATATGAGAGAATGTGCTGTGCTCCTTTTACAGCTGTGATGCAGCATCGTATGATGAAGGAGGCTCAGAGGGCCATGGCTCCCTGGGCAGGAGGACAGCCAATATATGCACCAATGACCCATGCCTCCTCCCAGATGAACCCGCTGCTCTacccaggtacacacacacacacacacacacacacccacacacatcatGAGCACACTGTGGCGTCCACAAATGTCTTTAGATAAATAaccttattttgttttgatcCCTCCAGGATCTGTTTCAGGGAAGAGCATCCCTCTGAAGCCCAtgcccctccctcctcctcagtcCTCAGCTTACAGCATGCCCCCTCCCAGCGGTAACCACACCCCTGCCAACACCAATCACATGCTTGATTACCTGGAGAGCCAGGTGAGGGGGATGGACATGACCAGTCCCCTGCTGCAGGTACGTAACTGCCCACGTTCTCAAATGTGTTTATGTAAACAGAAGAGCATCAGATTGTTTTTGCCATATTATCATTTACAGCTGTTTATATGTAAACATTTGCTGCCGCTGTTCCTGTTTGCTTTGTTGTAGTATTTTTACCTTCTTTTTGGGGGCCAGACAGGATGTATATTCTGAGTTTTTAGaagtaaaatatatatttatattgtttaaatCGATGCGGAGCGCTGAGAATGCATTTTTTGAGtttttaatgtgatttaaagGTACAGGTACACTATGTGAACATGCTCAccagcgaaagtgaaagtaaaacccAACgtcagattcactcttgtttcaCGATTGGCCTcgctgtatttgtgttttgacattttggtgtTCTGGCACCtggtttttgccttttttattaacccctgacctcacctgagtgctgcgGGGCTGCGTCCCAATAAACGCCACGAACACAGAAGATAAGAAGAAGctaagaaaatacaggaaatgggCAGAGTCTCTACAggaaatacactgccacacacttctagtgggtcataagtgatgattgtgGGGGATTACTGTTGTTTGagtctgtacattgttttttaggaaaattctGCATAGTATGTATTTAAGTTACTCATCATTGTCAAGGCAGTAGATGAGTTGTGGTGGCCGGTACACCGATAAGCTAAACCATCAAACCCATTGTAGGTcaagtgaaaaatgttgatcatcttgttacgaTACAGTCTTCTGTTTGGAAACTTTGGGTGCTGGCATTCACGTGGATGCCATACAGGACATTGTGTTATgccacactgtaaaaactgtACATGAATGGtctgaggaacgtgacaaagagctcatgGTGTTGACCTGACTTCCAAATTAGCCAGGTctcaatctgatcaagcatccgTGAGATGTGCCAGTACACAAGAGGTATCAGACTTGGCTTTAACTTGTTGAGGCATTGACACAAGTTGGAGGCAGATCCTGTGAGTCCTGTGGGTGAGGTGGGGAACCAGCACATCCCAGGAATGCTCAAACTGATTTGGATATGGGGAATTTGCAGGCCAGATCAACACCCTTTTAGCTTTTTGTCATGGCTCTCAGACAATTcatgagcagtttttgcagtttgGCATGGCACATAGTCGCTGACATTAGGGTGTACGCAGtcgtgtagtggagggtataacCGGGTGTAtggggtatacccacctctttttctgggcattgacagtatacccacctatcagccagaAACCTATTGGAATATGTAGCAGAGTATACCAACCTCCTCCTCTGTAATCTACCTGTGTACCTAGTAGTACACTCACCTCATcagctaccactacaccactggtggtgcatgtcaagtggcagctacatgaatgccaggaccccaagtttcccagcagaacattgcattgtaacgaGATGATCAATGATATTTACTTAACTTGTCAGTGGgcttaatgttttggctgattatGTAGAAGTCATGGCCGAGTTAGGGTTGGTTTATGCTCAGTTAGAATTAGTTTGTAAGATCTTTTGACCAACCAAATCGGAAATCAGCTGTTctcatttgtattttctttttcttttgctgtcaTCCTCCCATCATACCCagccacctccaccccagcacaTGCAACAGATGCCACCTCCTCCCCAGCACATGCAGCAGATGCCTCCTCC from Epinephelus moara isolate mb chromosome 1, YSFRI_EMoa_1.0, whole genome shotgun sequence harbors:
- the LOC126393218 gene encoding immunoglobulin-like domain-containing receptor 1, which translates into the protein MMRRLAAACLLLSLLKVSVCIQVIVPQQERSTALFASVTLRCDYSTSANLQDVLVTWRYKSFCKDPVLEYYSTAYQSALQLGQDPSNDCPDRQRTVRTVIQKRGSSEPTLGAEYRERRITIQNKADLVINEVMWWDNGVYFCSVDAAGDTSGDSDKEVKLIVYHWLVVLFIIIGALLLIILLCVCCCQCCPQRCCCYVRCPCCPQQCCCPEKAVMQHRMMKEAQRAMAPWAGGQPIYAPMTHASSQMNPLLYPGSVSGKSIPLKPMPLPPPQSSAYSMPPPSGNHTPANTNHMLDYLESQVRGMDMTSPLLQPPPPQHMQQMPPPPQHMQQMPPPQHMHHSVPFSPGPPSMISALDDGPAERRVITLPPIREPGRIPPPAPKTRPPSSSESSRSGFGRRDERGAAGRRYPSPTRSRGVPRSYSEESLDGRGQNRPHVGMDRPRSRSRDDLFDSRSRGNYSPPASRRTGRGSWSSDDEGSRRGGGGGRRGGGGWVDKPPSYTEYEPGKKPGGRRNERYSPRSGTSVVI